A region from the Streptosporangium sp. NBC_01756 genome encodes:
- a CDS encoding ATP/GTP-binding protein, which translates to MGQFVPGVDQVEEWPDGDWHVRRVTGAGADKVYRCPGCDQEIRSGLPHLVSWPAWAGGEDERRHWHTACWRNRVKRGPGRTRY; encoded by the coding sequence GTGGGACAGTTCGTCCCCGGTGTCGACCAGGTGGAGGAGTGGCCCGACGGCGACTGGCACGTGCGCCGGGTCACCGGAGCCGGAGCGGACAAGGTCTACCGGTGCCCCGGCTGCGACCAGGAGATCAGATCGGGCCTGCCGCACCTGGTGAGCTGGCCCGCGTGGGCCGGCGGAGAGGACGAGCGGAGGCACTGGCACACGGCGTGCTGGCGCAACCGGGTCAAACGCGGTCCCGGCCGGACCCGATACTGA
- a CDS encoding alpha/beta hydrolase, producing MEIRASTVLPARREPIELHTGDGLTLVGELALPADRPPVATLICLHPLPTHGGMMDSHIYKKAANRLPALADLAVLRFNTRGTTSDRGTSQGTFGEGQTERLDVAAALEYADFHDLPRSWLVGWSFGTELVLKWGNDPLVEGAVLLSPPLHRATDTDLDSWAEFGRPLTALVPEFDDYLQPEEARKRFARVPQAEVVGVEGAKHLWVGEPYVRIVLNEIVRRVNPAAHPLPVEVAGP from the coding sequence ATGGAGATCCGGGCCTCTACGGTGCTGCCCGCGCGCAGGGAACCGATCGAGCTGCACACCGGTGACGGGCTGACGCTCGTCGGTGAGCTGGCCCTTCCGGCAGACAGGCCCCCGGTGGCCACGCTGATCTGCCTGCACCCGCTGCCCACGCACGGCGGCATGATGGACAGCCACATCTACAAGAAGGCCGCCAACCGGCTGCCCGCACTGGCGGATCTGGCCGTGCTGCGCTTCAACACCCGAGGCACCACCTCCGACCGGGGCACCTCCCAGGGCACCTTCGGCGAGGGGCAGACGGAACGCCTCGACGTCGCCGCCGCCCTGGAGTACGCCGACTTCCACGACCTTCCCCGGTCCTGGCTGGTCGGCTGGTCCTTCGGCACCGAACTTGTGCTCAAGTGGGGGAACGACCCGCTCGTCGAGGGAGCCGTCCTCCTCTCTCCGCCGCTGCACCGGGCCACCGACACCGACCTCGATTCGTGGGCGGAGTTCGGCCGGCCGCTGACCGCGCTGGTCCCGGAGTTCGACGACTACCTCCAGCCGGAGGAGGCCCGCAAGCGCTTCGCCCGGGTGCCCCAGGCCGAGGTCGTCGGAGTGGAGGGCGCCAAGCACCTGTGGGTCGGCGAGCCGTACGTGCGGATCGTCCTCAATGAGATCGTCAGACGGGTCAATCCGGCCGCCCACCCCCTCCCCGTCGAGGTCGCCGGGCCGTAG
- a CDS encoding alpha/beta fold hydrolase: MHLYTRSTGEGLPVVLLHAFPLSSAMWLAQRETLSAVCKVITPDLRGFGGSVLADDDPSLDVMADDVVRLLDHEGIDRAVVGGLSMGGYVTMALCRRHPDRVLGVVLADTKASADPEPARANRERIAAAVLDGDTSILVEEVFPALLGTTTAQRRAMVSGRVRGLVQSAPPKAVAWAQRAMAARPDSFDTLRGLKVPALVIVGEEDALTPLSDAETMVEAVPDARLTVIGKAGHLSAVEQPEAFNRAVSDFIAGLAGGTPPRG; this comes from the coding sequence GTGCACCTGTACACGCGTTCGACGGGCGAGGGGCTTCCGGTCGTCCTCCTTCACGCGTTCCCCCTGTCCTCCGCCATGTGGCTGGCCCAGCGCGAGACCCTGAGCGCCGTCTGCAAGGTCATCACTCCCGATCTGCGCGGCTTCGGCGGCTCGGTGCTCGCCGACGACGACCCTTCCCTCGACGTGATGGCCGACGACGTCGTGCGCCTGCTCGACCACGAGGGCATCGACCGTGCCGTCGTCGGTGGCCTGTCCATGGGCGGCTACGTGACGATGGCCCTGTGCCGCCGCCATCCCGACCGGGTGCTGGGAGTGGTCCTCGCCGACACCAAGGCGAGCGCCGACCCCGAGCCGGCCAGGGCGAACCGCGAGCGCATCGCCGCCGCCGTGCTCGACGGGGACACCTCGATCCTGGTGGAGGAGGTGTTTCCGGCACTGCTGGGAACGACCACCGCGCAGCGCAGGGCGATGGTCTCCGGCCGGGTGCGCGGGCTGGTCCAGTCGGCCCCGCCCAAGGCCGTGGCCTGGGCCCAGCGGGCCATGGCGGCGCGCCCCGACTCCTTCGACACCCTACGCGGGCTCAAGGTGCCCGCCCTGGTGATCGTGGGAGAGGAGGACGCGCTCACCCCGCTCTCCGACGCCGAGACGATGGTCGAGGCCGTGCCGGACGCCCGGCTGACCGTGATCGGGAAGGCGGGGCATCTGAGTGCGGTCGAACAGCCCGAGGCGTTCAACCGCGCGGTGTCCGACTTCATAGCCGGGCTTGCCGGGGGAACACCACCTCGCGGATGA
- a CDS encoding AI-2E family transporter: MPEASQTAGAPTASAPAPRPASNAPRPALNDLTAEAPREHAAPYGRPGKPLTKNPFLLGLTAGMGLLTSLALALALVTSYSVIVLVVVAMFLALGLNPAVESLQGRRLARRWAISIVFGGVILFFVLFGLAIVPPVTQEVASFVGAVPGYVQELLANPTLKELDSDYQILTRIGDYITSGGLAQTVAGGLVGAGAVVFNAFFSGVTLLVLTLYFLGSLPSIKDYLFKLVPNSRRERTRALGDEIINGIGGYVAGNLLISVIAGIVTWVVLAVLGVEYALALALVVAVTDLIPLVGATIGAVLVSGVALLQSGTLGIICVIFFVVYQQIENYLIYPRVMKRSVDVAPAVTVIAALFGGALLGIVGALLAIPVAAAIALIIREVVFPRQARL; encoded by the coding sequence GTGCCCGAAGCCTCACAGACAGCCGGCGCGCCCACGGCGTCCGCCCCGGCCCCGCGCCCCGCCTCGAACGCCCCGCGCCCCGCCTTGAACGACCTCACCGCCGAGGCGCCCAGAGAGCACGCGGCACCGTACGGCCGGCCCGGCAAACCGCTGACCAAGAACCCCTTCCTGCTCGGCCTGACCGCCGGGATGGGCCTGCTGACGTCGCTGGCGCTGGCACTGGCCCTGGTCACCTCGTACAGCGTGATCGTGCTGGTCGTGGTGGCGATGTTCCTCGCCCTGGGGCTGAACCCCGCCGTCGAGTCGTTGCAGGGACGCCGGCTGGCCCGCCGCTGGGCGATCTCGATCGTCTTCGGCGGGGTGATCCTGTTCTTCGTCCTCTTCGGGCTGGCGATCGTCCCCCCGGTGACGCAGGAGGTGGCCTCGTTCGTCGGCGCGGTTCCCGGATACGTCCAGGAGCTGCTCGCCAACCCCACCCTGAAGGAACTGGACAGCGACTACCAGATCCTGACCAGGATCGGCGACTACATCACCAGCGGCGGCCTCGCCCAGACCGTGGCGGGAGGCCTGGTCGGCGCGGGGGCGGTGGTGTTCAACGCGTTCTTCTCCGGCGTCACGCTGCTGGTCCTGACGCTGTACTTCCTCGGCTCGCTGCCCTCGATCAAGGACTACCTCTTCAAGCTCGTGCCCAACAGCCGCAGGGAGCGGACCCGGGCCCTCGGCGATGAGATCATCAACGGTATCGGCGGCTACGTGGCCGGCAACCTGCTGATCTCGGTGATCGCGGGCATCGTCACCTGGGTGGTCCTCGCCGTCCTGGGCGTCGAGTACGCGCTGGCACTCGCCCTGGTGGTGGCGGTCACCGACCTGATCCCGCTGGTCGGCGCGACGATCGGCGCGGTGCTGGTGAGCGGGGTGGCGCTGCTCCAGTCGGGGACGCTCGGCATCATCTGCGTGATCTTCTTCGTGGTCTACCAGCAGATCGAGAACTATCTGATCTATCCGCGCGTGATGAAGCGCTCGGTGGACGTGGCTCCGGCGGTCACCGTGATCGCCGCGCTGTTCGGCGGCGCGCTGCTCGGCATCGTCGGCGCGCTACTGGCCATCCCGGTGGCCGCGGCGATCGCACTGATCATCCGCGAGGTGGTGTTCCCCCGGCAAGCCCGGCTATGA
- a CDS encoding DivIVA domain-containing protein — translation MQSDIDAQLNNFFEDAPAREFDVVLRGYDRHQVLDHLKQVNNELHQAREQVQGLQRDLADSQRQLQEQERPTYSGLGARIEQLLRLAEEQATELVQAARSEANEIKAASKVDAADLRATAENEAAEKRALATREVDEMRTSAERDAEEIRSTARREADELTATTEREVAKLRATADHEVAEKRADAEREIAKLRTTTEREVAQLRASTKRERDEILTTAKRQADEMRAQAQRVMEESEAKRAQDEAEFEIQLAARREEAERQEAERHATAQANTQKLVSEAEQRAATAEQRATKATQQAEQTRREADTHAKQLLANARKNADQLVAEAKTSAESIVSDAKTESERSRSVAQRQVDELTRQRDSITSHLAQLRQLLGGAPLPASEPEPAISAAPVKPAIPAATNGSEKPAPAPAKAETKDDDAEWWQE, via the coding sequence ATGCAGTCCGACATCGACGCCCAGCTCAACAATTTCTTTGAAGACGCCCCCGCTCGGGAATTCGACGTGGTGCTCCGTGGCTATGACCGGCACCAGGTCCTTGACCATCTGAAGCAGGTCAACAACGAGCTCCACCAAGCCCGGGAGCAGGTTCAGGGCCTGCAGCGGGATCTGGCCGACTCCCAGCGCCAGCTCCAGGAGCAGGAGCGTCCGACCTACTCGGGCCTCGGTGCACGGATCGAGCAGCTGCTCCGCCTCGCCGAGGAACAGGCCACCGAGCTGGTCCAGGCCGCGCGCTCCGAAGCGAACGAGATCAAGGCCGCGTCCAAGGTCGACGCCGCCGACCTGCGCGCCACAGCCGAGAACGAGGCGGCCGAGAAGCGCGCCCTCGCCACCCGCGAGGTCGACGAGATGCGCACCAGCGCCGAGCGCGACGCCGAGGAGATCCGCTCGACCGCCCGCCGCGAAGCCGACGAGCTGACCGCCACCACCGAGCGCGAGGTCGCCAAGCTGCGGGCCACCGCCGACCACGAGGTGGCCGAGAAGCGCGCCGACGCCGAGCGTGAGATCGCCAAGCTGCGCACCACCACCGAGCGCGAGGTGGCCCAGCTGCGGGCTTCGACCAAGCGCGAGCGTGACGAGATCCTCACCACCGCCAAACGCCAGGCCGACGAGATGCGCGCCCAGGCCCAGCGGGTCATGGAGGAGTCCGAGGCCAAGCGCGCCCAGGACGAGGCCGAGTTCGAGATCCAGCTCGCCGCCCGCCGCGAGGAGGCCGAGCGCCAGGAGGCCGAGCGCCACGCCACCGCGCAGGCCAACACCCAGAAGCTGGTCTCCGAGGCCGAGCAGCGCGCGGCCACCGCCGAGCAGCGTGCCACCAAGGCCACCCAGCAGGCCGAGCAGACCCGCCGCGAGGCCGACACGCACGCCAAGCAACTGCTCGCCAACGCGCGTAAGAACGCCGACCAGCTCGTCGCCGAGGCGAAGACGAGCGCCGAGTCGATCGTCTCCGACGCCAAGACCGAGTCCGAGCGGAGCCGGTCCGTCGCCCAGCGCCAGGTCGACGAGCTGACCCGCCAGCGCGACAGCATCACCAGCCACCTCGCGCAGCTGCGCCAGCTGCTCGGTGGCGCGCCGCTCCCGGCCTCCGAGCCGGAGCCGGCCATCTCCGCGGCTCCGGTCAAGCCGGCCATTCCCGCCGCCACCAACGGCAGCGAGAAGCCGGCGCCGGCGCCCGCCAAGGCCGAGACGAAGGACGACGACGCGGAGTGGTGGCAGGAGTAG
- the mce gene encoding methylmalonyl-CoA epimerase, whose product MFTRIDHVGIACHDLEEKIALFEQTFELTVVAREVNEAQGVREAMLHIADGEGGGSYIQLLEPLGPDTPVGKFLAKRGEGVHHVAFGVTDVTAAMGEIGGKGIRLLDEKPRHGSMGSSIAFLHPKDVGGMLTELVQAQKH is encoded by the coding sequence ATGTTCACCCGGATCGACCATGTGGGAATCGCCTGTCACGATCTCGAGGAGAAGATCGCGCTCTTCGAGCAGACCTTCGAGCTCACCGTGGTGGCACGCGAGGTCAACGAGGCACAGGGCGTCAGGGAGGCGATGCTGCACATCGCCGACGGCGAGGGCGGCGGCTCCTACATCCAGCTCCTCGAACCTCTCGGCCCCGACACACCGGTCGGCAAGTTTCTCGCCAAGCGCGGGGAGGGGGTTCATCATGTCGCGTTCGGCGTGACGGACGTTACCGCGGCGATGGGGGAAATTGGGGGCAAGGGCATCAGATTGCTGGACGAGAAACCCAGGCATGGCTCTATGGGCTCCTCGATCGCCTTCCTGCACCCCAAGGACGTGGGGGGAATGCTGACCGAACTCGTACAGGCGCAAAAGCACTGA
- a CDS encoding acetyl-CoA C-acetyltransferase, with amino-acid sequence MSGSVIVAGARTPIGRLLGSLSGMSAVELGGIAIKAALERAGVAPEAVQYVIMGQVLQAGAGQIPSRQAAVKAGIPMTVPSLTINKVCLSGLDAIALADQLIRAGEFDIVVAGGMESMSNAPHLMTGLRRGVKYGGADIVDSMAFDGLTDAYDQVSMGESTERHNARLGLTREEQDVFSARSHELAAAAIKNGVFDDEIVPVPIPQRKGDPVVFSADEGVRADTTAEALGRLRPAFSKDGTITAGSASQISDGACAVVVMSRAKAEELGLEWLAEIGAHGNVAGPDNSLQSQPANAIKHALGKQGLTAGDLDLLEINEAFAQVVLQSVKELGVPLDKVNVNGGGIAVGHPIGASGARIVLALAHELRRRGGGLGAAGLCGGGGQGDALIIRVPSA; translated from the coding sequence ATGTCTGGTTCCGTCATCGTCGCCGGAGCTCGTACCCCCATCGGCCGGCTGCTCGGTTCGCTGTCCGGCATGTCGGCCGTCGAGCTCGGCGGCATCGCCATCAAGGCCGCGCTGGAGCGCGCCGGGGTCGCCCCCGAGGCCGTGCAGTACGTGATCATGGGCCAGGTGCTCCAGGCCGGGGCGGGCCAGATCCCCTCCCGTCAGGCCGCCGTCAAGGCCGGGATCCCGATGACCGTGCCGTCACTGACGATCAACAAGGTCTGCCTGTCCGGGCTGGACGCCATCGCCCTGGCCGACCAGCTCATCAGGGCGGGCGAGTTCGACATCGTGGTCGCGGGCGGCATGGAGTCCATGTCGAACGCCCCGCACCTGATGACCGGCCTGCGCAGGGGTGTGAAGTACGGCGGCGCCGACATCGTGGACTCGATGGCCTTCGACGGCCTGACCGACGCCTACGACCAGGTGTCCATGGGCGAGTCCACCGAGCGGCACAACGCGCGTCTCGGCCTGACCCGTGAGGAGCAGGACGTGTTCTCCGCCCGCTCCCACGAGCTCGCCGCCGCCGCGATCAAGAACGGCGTGTTCGACGACGAGATCGTTCCGGTGCCGATCCCGCAGCGCAAGGGGGATCCGGTGGTCTTCTCCGCGGACGAGGGAGTGCGCGCGGACACCACCGCCGAGGCCCTGGGACGGCTGCGGCCGGCCTTCAGCAAGGACGGCACCATCACTGCCGGCTCCGCCTCGCAGATCTCCGACGGTGCCTGCGCGGTCGTCGTGATGTCCAGGGCCAAGGCCGAGGAGCTGGGTCTTGAGTGGCTGGCCGAGATCGGCGCGCACGGCAACGTCGCCGGTCCCGACAACTCGCTCCAGTCCCAGCCCGCCAACGCGATCAAGCATGCCCTCGGCAAACAGGGGCTCACGGCCGGCGACCTCGACCTGCTGGAGATCAACGAGGCCTTCGCCCAGGTCGTCCTCCAGTCGGTCAAGGAGCTCGGCGTCCCGCTCGACAAGGTCAACGTCAACGGCGGCGGCATCGCCGTCGGCCACCCGATCGGCGCCTCCGGCGCCCGCATCGTGCTGGCCCTCGCCCACGAGCTCAGGCGCCGGGGCGGCGGGCTCGGCGCCGCGGGCCTGTGCGGCGGCGGTGGTCAGGGCGACGCCCTGATCATCCGCGTCCCCTCGGCCTGA
- the meaB gene encoding methylmalonyl Co-A mutase-associated GTPase MeaB: protein MEISDLVARAQGGQPRAVARLISMVENGSPLLREITARLCAGRPYRARVIGLTGSPGVGKSTSTGMLVGAFRRRGRKVGVLAVDPSSPFTGGALLGDRVRMQDHATDPEVFIRSMASRGHLGGLSWATPQALRVLDAAGCEVILVETVGVGQAEVDIASLADTTVVLLAPGMGDGIQAAKAGILEIADVFVVNKADRDGAQATVRELRNMTALVERAWKPPIVPTVAYRGEGAEDVADALDAHLVYLEKSGELDRRRHVRARDEIEAIALAALRSRFADLHGDQRLDALATRVLDADLDPYRAADELLSAIG from the coding sequence CTGGAGATCTCCGACCTGGTGGCGCGGGCGCAGGGCGGGCAGCCCCGGGCCGTGGCCCGGCTGATCTCCATGGTGGAGAACGGCTCCCCGCTGCTCAGGGAGATCACGGCACGACTCTGTGCGGGCCGGCCGTACCGGGCCCGTGTCATCGGGCTGACCGGTTCTCCCGGAGTGGGCAAGTCCACCTCCACCGGGATGCTGGTCGGTGCGTTCCGCAGGCGGGGCAGGAAGGTCGGCGTGCTCGCGGTGGACCCGTCCTCACCGTTCACCGGCGGGGCGCTGCTCGGCGACCGGGTGCGCATGCAGGACCACGCCACCGACCCGGAGGTGTTCATCCGGTCGATGGCCAGCCGCGGTCATCTGGGCGGGCTGTCCTGGGCCACGCCCCAGGCGCTGCGCGTCCTGGACGCCGCCGGGTGCGAGGTCATCCTCGTCGAGACCGTCGGGGTCGGTCAGGCGGAGGTGGACATCGCCTCGCTGGCCGACACCACCGTCGTGCTGCTCGCGCCGGGCATGGGTGACGGAATCCAGGCGGCGAAGGCGGGGATCCTTGAGATCGCGGACGTGTTCGTGGTGAACAAGGCCGACCGTGACGGCGCCCAGGCGACCGTCCGCGAGCTCCGCAACATGACCGCCCTGGTCGAGCGGGCCTGGAAGCCGCCGATCGTGCCGACCGTCGCCTACCGGGGCGAGGGGGCCGAGGACGTGGCCGACGCCCTTGACGCGCACCTCGTCTACCTGGAGAAGTCCGGCGAGCTCGACCGCCGGCGCCATGTCAGGGCACGCGACGAGATCGAGGCCATCGCGCTGGCGGCCCTCCGCTCGCGCTTCGCCGACCTCCATGGCGACCAGCGCCTCGACGCCCTCGCCACCCGCGTGCTGGACGCCGATCTCGACCCCTACCGGGCGGCCGACGAACTCCTGTCGGCCATCGGGTGA
- a CDS encoding DUF4230 domain-containing protein: MKAPQEAPPVAPSAPRRRRWRFLAGLLVVVVLLVVGVRLAWSWLDPFGESTVDRSQPVLLQSIHNLSRFEAATGNFQVVVDLEKDAAFLPDAVKGSRTLFVGAGGVDAYVDFGGLATGALTMSPDRKEVTVKLPRAQLEKPNLDNKRSYVYAQQRGLFDRVEDFLSSSPADQQELYLLAEKKIAEAAQASDLRNRADQNTKAMLQSMLGTLGFEKVTVKLADEP, from the coding sequence GTGAAAGCCCCCCAAGAAGCACCACCAGTCGCCCCCTCGGCGCCTCGCCGGCGCCGCTGGCGCTTCCTCGCCGGGCTGCTCGTCGTCGTGGTCCTCCTCGTCGTGGGCGTCCGCCTGGCCTGGTCGTGGCTGGACCCGTTCGGCGAGAGCACGGTCGACCGCAGCCAGCCCGTGCTGCTGCAGTCCATTCACAACCTCAGCCGCTTCGAGGCGGCCACCGGTAACTTCCAGGTCGTCGTGGACCTGGAGAAGGACGCCGCCTTCCTGCCCGACGCCGTCAAGGGCAGCCGGACGCTGTTCGTCGGCGCGGGCGGTGTCGACGCCTACGTCGACTTCGGCGGGCTCGCCACCGGCGCGTTGACCATGTCACCGGACCGCAAGGAGGTCACGGTGAAACTGCCGCGCGCCCAGCTCGAAAAGCCCAACCTCGACAACAAGCGCTCCTACGTCTACGCCCAGCAGCGCGGCCTGTTCGACCGGGTCGAGGACTTCCTGTCCTCCTCCCCCGCCGACCAGCAGGAGCTCTACCTGCTGGCCGAGAAGAAGATCGCCGAGGCCGCACAGGCCAGTGACCTGCGGAACCGGGCCGACCAGAACACCAAGGCCATGCTGCAGAGCATGCTGGGAACCCTGGGCTTCGAGAAGGTCACCGTCAAGCTCGCCGACGAGCCCTGA
- a CDS encoding MarR family winged helix-turn-helix transcriptional regulator, which translates to MRPRYRSPVATGQLNLPFDPIERAAETWRVHFGPSSAMAAVTSIMRAHQILLSQLDTLLKPHDLTFARYEALVLLTFSKTGALPLSRIGERLMVHPTSVTNTVDRLERAGLVCRRRNPRDGRGVLAEITERGRAVVTRATADLMGADFAMTMYGEAEREQMFGLLRTLRVAAGDFEG; encoded by the coding sequence ATGAGGCCGCGCTACCGTAGCCCTGTGGCTACAGGTCAGCTGAATTTGCCGTTCGACCCCATCGAGCGCGCCGCGGAGACGTGGCGCGTTCACTTCGGGCCGTCCTCGGCCATGGCCGCCGTCACGTCGATCATGAGAGCGCACCAGATCCTGCTCTCGCAACTGGACACGCTACTCAAACCACATGACTTGACCTTCGCCCGGTACGAGGCGCTGGTCCTGCTGACCTTCAGCAAGACGGGGGCGCTGCCGCTGTCCAGGATCGGGGAGCGCCTGATGGTGCACCCCACGAGCGTGACGAACACCGTCGACCGGCTGGAGCGGGCCGGACTGGTATGCCGCAGGCGCAACCCCCGGGACGGTCGCGGGGTGCTGGCGGAGATCACCGAGCGGGGCCGTGCGGTCGTGACCCGGGCGACCGCCGATCTGATGGGCGCCGATTTCGCCATGACCATGTACGGCGAGGCCGAGCGGGAGCAGATGTTCGGCCTGCTCCGCACCCTGCGGGTGGCGGCGGGGGACTTCGAGGGCTGA
- a CDS encoding acyl-CoA mutase large subunit family protein, translating into MDAEEIEAGRARWQARFDGAAKRESEFRTLSGIDVAPVYGPSGDDPRMEGIGWPGEYPFTRGLHPTGYRGKAWTIRQFAGFGNARQTNERYKMILGAGGGGLSVAFDMPTLMGRDSDDPRSLGEVGHCGVAIDSASDMDLLFDGIPLGDITTSMTISGPAVPIFCMYVVAAERQGVPVGKLNGTLQTDIFKEYIAQKEWLFAPEPHLRLIGDLMEFCAADIPAYKPLSVSGYHIREAGSTAAQELAFTLADGFGYVELGLSRGLDIDVFAPGLSFFFDAHIDFFEEIAKFRAARRIWARWLRDVYGARTDKAQWLRFHTQTAGVSLTAQQPYNNVVRTAVEALAAVLGGTNSLHTNALDEVLALPSEKAAEIALRTQQVIMEETEVVNVADPLGGSWYVEALTDRLEAEAEAIFAKIRDMGHDGTMTSGILRGIEDGWFMSEIAEAAFDYQRKLEKGDKRIVGVNCHTASIGEPLEILRVSHEVEREQNRVLAARRAGRDQAAVDAALAAMAQVARGAGNLIPTMLDAARAEATLGEICDALRDEWGVYTEPARF; encoded by the coding sequence ATGGACGCCGAGGAGATCGAGGCGGGACGGGCGCGCTGGCAGGCGCGGTTCGACGGGGCCGCCAAACGGGAGTCCGAGTTCCGGACGCTCTCCGGCATCGACGTGGCGCCGGTCTACGGGCCGAGCGGTGACGACCCGCGGATGGAGGGCATCGGCTGGCCGGGGGAGTATCCCTTCACCCGGGGTCTGCACCCCACCGGCTACCGGGGCAAGGCGTGGACCATCCGGCAGTTCGCCGGTTTTGGCAACGCCCGGCAGACCAACGAGCGCTACAAGATGATCCTGGGCGCGGGCGGCGGCGGGCTGAGCGTGGCCTTCGACATGCCGACGCTGATGGGCCGTGACTCCGACGACCCGCGTTCGCTCGGCGAGGTGGGCCACTGCGGAGTGGCGATCGACTCCGCGTCGGACATGGACCTGCTCTTCGACGGCATCCCGCTCGGTGACATCACCACCTCGATGACGATCAGCGGTCCGGCCGTCCCGATCTTCTGCATGTACGTCGTCGCCGCCGAGCGTCAGGGGGTCCCGGTCGGCAAGCTCAACGGGACGCTGCAGACCGACATCTTCAAGGAGTACATCGCACAGAAGGAGTGGCTGTTCGCCCCCGAGCCGCACCTGCGGCTGATCGGCGACCTGATGGAGTTCTGCGCCGCCGACATCCCGGCCTACAAGCCGCTCAGCGTCTCCGGCTACCACATCCGCGAAGCCGGCTCCACGGCCGCCCAGGAGCTGGCCTTCACCCTGGCCGACGGGTTCGGCTACGTGGAGCTCGGCCTGTCGCGCGGGCTGGACATCGACGTCTTCGCCCCCGGCCTGTCGTTCTTCTTCGACGCGCACATCGACTTCTTCGAGGAGATCGCCAAGTTCCGGGCGGCGCGCCGGATCTGGGCGCGGTGGCTGCGCGACGTCTACGGGGCCAGGACCGACAAGGCCCAGTGGCTGCGCTTCCACACCCAGACGGCGGGAGTCTCGCTGACCGCGCAGCAGCCGTACAACAACGTGGTGCGCACCGCGGTGGAGGCGCTCGCGGCCGTGCTGGGCGGCACCAACTCGCTGCACACGAACGCCCTGGACGAGGTCCTGGCGCTGCCCTCGGAGAAGGCCGCCGAGATCGCGCTGCGCACCCAGCAGGTGATCATGGAGGAGACCGAGGTCGTCAACGTGGCCGACCCGCTCGGCGGGTCCTGGTACGTCGAGGCGCTGACCGACCGGCTTGAGGCCGAGGCGGAGGCGATCTTCGCGAAGATCCGGGACATGGGCCATGACGGGACGATGACTTCGGGCATCCTGCGCGGCATCGAGGACGGCTGGTTCATGTCCGAGATCGCCGAGGCCGCCTTCGACTACCAGCGCAAGCTGGAGAAAGGGGACAAGCGGATCGTCGGGGTCAACTGCCACACGGCCTCCATCGGCGAGCCGCTGGAAATCCTGCGGGTCAGCCACGAGGTCGAGCGCGAGCAGAACCGGGTCCTCGCCGCCCGCCGGGCCGGCCGGGACCAGGCGGCCGTGGACGCCGCGCTGGCCGCGATGGCGCAGGTCGCCAGGGGTGCGGGCAACCTGATCCCGACCATGCTCGACGCGGCGCGGGCCGAGGCGACACTGGGCGAGATCTGCGACGCGCTCCGCGACGAATGGGGTGTCTACACCGAGCCCGCCCGCTTCTAG
- a CDS encoding tetratricopeptide repeat protein: protein MSPADFNRPGSLYGAVDLGARKQALDAQARREATAQESGGTPVQVVYVDDANFATEVVERSMNSLVLLELTVTRAEQAKEYSLLLEKLAAENVGRWLLARVDVEASPQIAQALRVQNVPALYAIFQGQPVAVVPGIATEPQLRDWLSQLMEALAQYLPPDTGEAGAEGQPEEPPVDPDVIAAEQAIDAGDLDGAVAAYERLLARSPNNEDAKLGLAGLGLIRRTQDVDPAEVQRRLDDPADIDAQLLAADFEMLAGDVDTAFDRLIGVVRRTSGDERNRVRVHLLGLFDTLPADDPSLVRARRNLANALF, encoded by the coding sequence ATGAGCCCAGCGGACTTCAATCGACCCGGATCGCTCTACGGTGCCGTGGATCTCGGCGCGCGCAAACAGGCGCTGGACGCGCAGGCGCGGCGGGAGGCCACGGCGCAGGAGAGCGGCGGCACCCCGGTGCAGGTCGTCTATGTCGATGATGCCAATTTCGCGACGGAAGTCGTCGAACGATCCATGAACAGCCTTGTGCTGCTGGAACTCACGGTGACCCGTGCCGAGCAGGCCAAGGAGTACAGCCTGCTGCTGGAGAAGCTCGCCGCCGAGAACGTCGGCAGGTGGCTTCTGGCCCGGGTGGACGTCGAGGCCAGCCCGCAGATCGCCCAGGCGCTCCGGGTGCAGAACGTGCCCGCCCTGTACGCCATCTTCCAGGGCCAGCCGGTGGCGGTCGTTCCCGGCATCGCCACCGAGCCGCAACTGCGCGACTGGCTGTCGCAGCTCATGGAGGCGCTGGCGCAGTATCTCCCGCCGGACACCGGTGAGGCCGGGGCCGAGGGGCAGCCGGAGGAGCCGCCGGTCGATCCGGACGTGATCGCCGCCGAGCAGGCCATCGACGCGGGCGACCTCGACGGCGCCGTGGCCGCCTACGAGCGGCTGCTGGCGCGCTCCCCGAACAACGAGGACGCGAAGCTGGGCCTGGCCGGGCTCGGCCTGATCCGGCGGACCCAGGACGTCGACCCCGCCGAGGTCCAGCGCCGCCTGGACGACCCCGCCGACATCGACGCCCAGCTGCTGGCCGCCGACTTCGAGATGCTCGCCGGTGACGTGGACACCGCCTTCGACCGGCTCATCGGGGTGGTCCGCCGGACCTCGGGGGACGAGCGCAACCGGGTCAGGGTCCACCTGCTCGGCCTGTTCGACACCCTCCCCGCCGACGACCCGTCGCTCGTGCGCGCCCGCAGGAACCTGGCCAACGCACTGTTCTAA